Below is a window of Planctomycetes bacterium MalM25 DNA.
ATGCCGTGCCAAATTCTTCGTTCGCTTGCCTGACCGCCGACAACACTGCCGAGGAAACGTCGGTATCGTCGATTTTGGCAGAGTGCGTCCCTTGCTTCAGACAAACAACCGGCGGAGGAACTTCTTGACCGTCGCAGAAACGAAGCCGAACGAGCGCGGATGAGGGCCCGGTAATCAACGACGATGCGTAGAAGGCGTGTCGGCTAAAGACTGGCATTTACGGATGTATAAGAGGGGTAGAGGAAGCAGCCAGCGAGTCCTGGGTTGACTTCGTCGTTCGTCGCATTCTAGCAGACGTCCGTAAGTACAAATGAGTGACCCGCCTGTTGCTCCAAGACGTTGGGGCGCAAGGGTCTCGGGACGAAACGCTCACATCGCGACGTCGGTCGGCTCGTCGGTCCGAGAGGTGACCGCGCCGTTCGATTCGCTCGCGGGCGGGGCGATGCCGGCCTGCTCCGCTTCTTCGCGGGCGGCCTCTTCGGCGTCGTGCTCGGCGATGTCTTCCAGGGCGGCGGCGACCTTCGAGGTCTGCTTCTTGTGCAGGAAGTAGATGCCCGCGGCCATGATGCCGATGACGACCACCGCCGTGGCGATCCCCTCGGCGTTGCGGACGACCTTGATGATCGGCTCGCCGAAGTGGTAGGCGAGCCAGAAGACGATGCTCACCACGGTGGTGGCGCTGATCAGGTCCCACAGGAGGAAGCGGAAGTAGGGGACCTTCGCCGCCCCCGCGGCGTAGTAGACCGGCCCGCGCACGCCGACCAGGAACCGGGTGAGCAGCAGCACCTTGAAGCCGTGCTTGCGCACCGCGTGCTCGAACTTCTCTTCCTTATCGGCGTCGATGAAGCGTGAGACCGAGGGGTGCTTCGTCAGCCACCCGTGCCCGAGCCGGCGGCCGATCGTGTACATGATCGAGTCGCCCAGCAAGGCGCCGAGCAGGCAGCTGCCGAAGGCGATCCGCCAGTCGAGCGCCTCTTGCTGGCTGAGGATCCCCGCGAAGACCAGCGGGACCTCTTCGGGAATCGGGATGCCGCAGCCGCACAGAGCCAAGAAGGCGATGATGCCCAGGTAGCCGATGTGGTGGTCGATCAGGAATTGCAGCACGTCGGTCGCCGTCGTTTCGGGCCAGGTCGGGAGGGGACCCGTTCCGCCTGGGTCGTGAGGGATCGGACCTGGCCGCGGAAGGGAATCGCCCATTGTAGCGGCCCGAACGCCCGGCCTGTACCGCACTCTTTGTGGGCTCCGCCACGATTGTCGGTTCGGTCACCCCCGATTGCGGGGTCGCCAGGCCGCCTCCGGCAGATTGAAGGCGTGCACCGTGGCGTCTCGCGCCCCGTCTTCCGCGGTCGCGTCGGGGGTGATCAGCAGGGCCCGCAGCTCGGGGCGGCGCTCGCACAGCTCGCGCGTCCCCGCGACGCCCAGCACGTAGGCCGCCGTCGACAGGGCGTCCGCCTCCGCCGCGGTCGGCGCGATCACGCTCGCCGTGTAGAGCCCCTCGGCGGGCCTGCCGGTGCGGGGGTCGATCACGTGGCCGTAGCGGCGCCCCTCGTGCTCGAAGAACTGGGTCCCCGAGCCGCTGGTGCTGAGGGCCTCGTTCCTCAAAGTCAGCTCGGCGAGGCGGCGCTCGGGGTGGAGCGGGTCGCGCAGGCCGGCGAGCCAGCCCCCCCCCTTGAGGAGTTGGTTGTCGCCCCGCGCGAGCAGCGTGCTCCGCCCGCCGTGCAGGAACGCGTCGTCGACGCCGTGCTCGGCGAGCGTCTCCGCGGCGCGGTCGAGGGCGTACCCCTTGCCGATGCTGTTGACGTTCAAGTCGAGGCCGTCGTGATCGAACCGGACGGTCCGCTCGGCGGCGTCGAGCTGCACCCCGCCCCAGCCGACGCGGCGGAGCGCCTCGTCGCGTTCGTGCTCGGAGGGGACCTCTCCCTGACGGCGGTGGAAACCCCACACGCGCGACAGCGGGCCGCTCGTCGGGTCGAAAGCGCCCCGGGTGTCGGTGTGCAGGCGGCCGCACCGTTCGAGCAGCTCGAAGAGCCGTGGCTCGACCGGCACGGCCTCGTGGGCCGCTCGGCGGTTGAGGTCGATCAGCTCGCTCTGGTCGCGGTAGACGGTGAGCTGGTCCTCGATCCGCTCGACCGTGTCGAGTGCGGCCATACCCGCCTCGGTGTCGTTCTGGTCGGGCGAGACGACCAGCCGCAGCTCGAACTCGCAAGCCATCGCCCGGCGGGTGAGGGTGACGATCCGCTCGCCGCGGCGCTCGACCTCCGGATCGGGCAGGGCGGGGAGGCGCGAATCGATCAGCTCC
It encodes the following:
- the yohD gene encoding Inner membrane protein YohD → MGDSLPRPGPIPHDPGGTGPLPTWPETTATDVLQFLIDHHIGYLGIIAFLALCGCGIPIPEEVPLVFAGILSQQEALDWRIAFGSCLLGALLGDSIMYTIGRRLGHGWLTKHPSVSRFIDADKEEKFEHAVRKHGFKVLLLTRFLVGVRGPVYYAAGAAKVPYFRFLLWDLISATTVVSIVFWLAYHFGEPIIKVVRNAEGIATAVVVIGIMAAGIYFLHKKQTSKVAAALEDIAEHDAEEAAREEAEQAGIAPPASESNGAVTSRTDEPTDVAM
- the apbE_1 gene encoding Thiamine biosynthesis lipoprotein ApbE precursor; translated protein: MADSQHNRRDFLRGKSALAAAADVVEELIDSRLPALPDPEVERRGERIVTLTRRAMACEFELRLVVSPDQNDTEAGMAALDTVERIEDQLTVYRDQSELIDLNRRAAHEAVPVEPRLFELLERCGRLHTDTRGAFDPTSGPLSRVWGFHRRQGEVPSEHERDEALRRVGWGGVQLDAAERTVRFDHDGLDLNVNSIGKGYALDRAAETLAEHGVDDAFLHGGRSTLLARGDNQLLKGGGWLAGLRDPLHPERRLAELTLRNEALSTSGSGTQFFEHEGRRYGHVIDPRTGRPAEGLYTASVIAPTAAEADALSTAAYVLGVAGTRELCERRPELRALLITPDATAEDGARDATVHAFNLPEAAWRPRNRG